The Streptococcus mitis genome has a segment encoding these proteins:
- a CDS encoding S-ribosylhomocysteine lyase, with protein MSKEVIVESFELDHTIVKAPYVRLIGEETGPKGDIISNYDIRLVQPNEDSIPTAGLHTIEHLLAKLIRTRIDGMIDCSPFGCRTGFHMIMWGRHTSAEIAAVIKDSLKEIAETTTWEDVPGTTIESCGNYKDHSLFSAKEWAKLILEQGISDDAFERHVI; from the coding sequence ATGTCAAAAGAAGTTATTGTTGAAAGTTTTGAACTTGACCACACCATTGTTAAAGCACCCTATGTTCGCTTGATTGGGGAAGAAACAGGGCCAAAGGGAGACATCATCTCCAATTATGATATTCGTTTAGTGCAACCCAATGAAGACTCTATCCCTACTGCTGGCCTTCACACTATCGAGCACCTCTTGGCCAAACTCATCCGTACCCGCATCGACGGCATGATTGACTGTTCACCTTTTGGTTGCCGCACAGGCTTCCACATGATTATGTGGGGGCGTCATACCAGCGCTGAAATTGCGGCTGTTATCAAGGATTCGCTCAAGGAAATCGCTGAGACTACTACTTGGGAAGACGTCCCTGGAACAACCATCGAATCTTGCGGCAACTACAAGGATCACAGCCTCTTTTCTGCTAAAGAATGGGCAAAACTCATCCTTGAACAAGGAATTTCAGACGATGCCTTTGAACGTCATGTCATCTAA